The DNA region gaaataaaacaacgtAACAGGATGTAGTCTGATAATCAGCATCATATGAAAAAAACAGTCATAAATAACATTCAGATTCTGTTTTTTACATCATTTCCTGAGAActttacaaaaatgttgaaaaatgccttGTGTcacaatttacaaaataaataaataattaaattataatacaGATTCCCCCTTCAACCAGATCTTCCCCCTAATTCGACAGTTTCTTCCCACACCCCCAGCCCACCCGAACTGGCTCAGTAATTAATGTGtaataaacatgatgaaaatCTAATATACATAACGAAGGTTGATCAAAGTGTGGAAGCAATATTATGCTCCAATATGAAGCAGAACAATGCCACCAAGTGGTGAATGCTCAAACATCATTCATTTAGAAGATGGTGGCTCCCCTCCCTTTTGGATCTAGTGTGATGACCGTCCCCGACTGTTTCACTTCTGCTTTCACTTGAGACGATTTGGTGCTAAAGGTGATAAAGGAGTAGGCGAGTCCACCTGACATACTGCAAACAAGAGGCAAAAGCAATTAGATGATGGGCCATGGAATAAAACCAggacacatttgaaaatacttaGCTGAAAAATCCCTGTTATAGCATAAACAACAGGCACATTTGACTTTGagtcatatttaaaaacattaatttacttATATATCTGAGCATGGATTGGATTTAGtgtcagtgctgctctgacgAAACAAGAACTATAAATGTTCTAAGTAATGTTCACACATGGTAACATCAACTACTCTGTTAAGAATTGTAACAAAATGTTACAATGACTAAACAAAATGtttcatattattataaattaaataaagaaataaaaaatcgaAAATGAAACTggacaaattgtattttttaccAAATGCTGAGGCCTATGAAGTTAGTCCAAGAGAAGAGGTAGTCTCCACCCACAAATATGCCAATGTAGGCTACTGCAACATTCTGCACAGATAAAAAGTGACAAtagatttattacattttcGTACAGTTTTATGTTTGAAAGCAAAAAATttcaaaaagtacaaataaacggaaaagtaaaaagaagtagagtaaaaataaaaagccagAAAAACGTATTTAGCCACTGGTGCAGATTTAGAAGTAGGTGTggatttatgaaattaaaaaaaagcccATTTTGACAAATAATTCCTCCTTCCTATTGTTTATCATCATGTTTATCATCAGTGTGTTCTCACCTTTATTGCTCCAACGACTGAGGTAGTAAGTGCAGAGTTATAATAACTGCACAGGACTATGGAATACATCAGCACAAAcctggaaaaaaagagaggggagTTTTAGGAAACGGGGTCGACCTAGGCAATAATGTAAGTAGGATGGATCTTGTATTAATATCAATATGAACATTTTGCACTGAAACAAGGTGACATACCCCATGATGCAggacaagaggaaacaaaaaacaaatgtgctATTAAACCAGCCCTCAAATGTGACGGCCTGAGGATCAAAACATAGAAGTCGGTCAGACAggcaaagcacaaacacacccagACAGAATATGTTGTATTACTTGGTAAATGTACCATCTGTAAATCTCCCGTCAAGGCACTGAACAGGACAGTGGGGATAACAAGGAGGAGTGCGTTGTAAAATAAGACACCGTACTTCCCGAGaccctgaataaaaaaaagagagaaaacatcagTTATAATGTGACCAAAATCAATGAGGGTTAGTTCATGAACTTAAACCAACTTTATGTGACTGTCCAGCGAGACGCTGTGAGGGCCGATAAAGACACAGACTGAGCAGGTAAAACTTTATGGATTTTTTTGACATATGCGGCAGCCCTCTGAGATTCGTCCTAGCATCCCTGAAGGCCACTACACCTCTGCATGCATgtaccacagactgtatataaagatggccgaGACGTCTCTATTTCCTTCCACCATTAAAAAATGAAGCCAAGATATCCCAGATATGGATGCTGCCATCGCATTTAGCGACTTAGCATCGGACGGATGGAGCAACGTTCACAAAGTATTTTATctcagtctcaactgtcaaaGATGATTTTCCCCTCTGTTTTTACAGCATAAAATAACgaattaaaatcaaacatatGGGAAAAATGAACACAGGAAcatgcatcagtgtgatgagaacaacCTTAAATGACAGTGACCATGTATAAGGAAATGTATTCAACATGTAcgtgacttttcagtttggccCATGCTGAGGAGGGATTGATGACCTTTACCTACGCCAGCCACAAGGTGGCAGACAAGATGCATCCCTGATCCAACGTAGGGGGAGGCATAAAAAAGGTGGGTTTCATCTAATTGTCTAAGACAGCCATTCCCAAATTTAGGAATGCCACAGCCcaatttgaaaactgaaaaatatgtGCGGCCCACCCACACCTTAAATCACAACTatatgatccacacacaggactagaatcatttaatttgatagcaaaaagtaattgtatatGAACGCAGGCATATGCAGTGCAAATCCAATAACATCCACATTTAAGCGTAACAATTTGCAAAGCaaccaatgtaaaaaaatgtgcaaatagggtattgttaaatatatattcttaCTGTTTGTATAACAGAGCACAACAAGAATATCCAGGAGAGGACAAACACACTTGAGGCTTAACCAAATATACTTAAGGCGTttaagccccccccctccaaactGCTCGCTGTCACATGTCCATAAACTGACATTAACACTGGAATTCCTCTATTCTGACACCTCGAGTTTATCTCGATATACTTGATATTGAATCATATATCGCGTGAAGTGACATTGTGTCACCTGTAACTCCCCTGATGAGGAGGGCTGGTGTTGCTGCTTCATGGCAAACCAGGGGGCCGCGGCCCACACTTTGGGAATGACTGGTCTAAGTTAATATTTGATACTATAAACAGAATAATGTGCTCACTCAATGCAACTAATCTACAAAGCAAGTGTAACCTGTTGGGACATCACATCTTTTCTCATTGAAGGAATCAACCACATCCACGCTGACATTTAACTGTTGTATTTCTACCGATCGTTTACCTCCACGCCAAGTTTCTGCTTGGTGTACACACTGCTGCTGGCGGTGAAGGCGTCATTGAGCAGGATGAAGGTGTAGGCTCTAACATCGAAGGCCAGgtcggagctggaggagaaaggaaaggtGCAGCTGTAAGCTTCTGTCCGCACTTAGTTCAGTTCTTCAGCAACAAGTCCAACTACAACATGCGTACCTCGCAGCAATCATGGCACCAACAACTATGGTCACAACACTGAAAACAAGACGTCTGGGAAACGTTTTTCTGAAAACAAAAGGGGAAATTGGAGACTCatgaggatggatggattacAAGACAATCGAGCCCTTGGCAGAGACATGTAAAACACAGATAAGGAGACGTCTTTGTAGTAGTTTTGTGTtggtttttctgtcatttttactCTTTTTTGTGGTGGATTTTTGTCTCTTGTTAGTTAAGGTTCTGACCCTGGACCCCCAGACCCCTTCAGCCCTAAAGACCCGTTCAGTGATTCGTAAAATGGCACCTGTCAAAGTACTGAAGGACACTTATCAGCACTTTACGGTGGTCCTGAAGTGCAAATTGTAAAACACgacaattaaaagaaacacaataaCAAATCGAACACAATGGCAGATAGGGAAGGTATCACCAAGGCTCCTTGATGATTGCACAGACGCACTGTCCATCTTTTCAAAAGGaagaaattgtgttttgtgtttccccattgtttattgtaatatttttgtaatttttaatCTGTCGTAATGCTTTGGaatttattgttgtgttttccttATTTGCTGTTATGTTTGGTGATCTGTTTCCCTTCCCCCCATCAGGAACTCTTATTTAACTTTACATCTCCTGTAAGAATGCAAATCCAAACAGGTCTTTCAAGGCTTAAACTGCAATATAAGAAAAACTGTTACCTTAGTATATACACTTCCAGGATCATTGTCATCAATATGGTGAATTTCCGTAATACTGTGAACATGGGCAAACTGTAAAAGACAACAATGTTTTGTTAGGAGTTTGCAGGACAAGAAACTTTAAAGATCAGAATCTACCATAATTAGAACCAACTGGTTAAACCTGAGCTTCTGGGTGCTGGCCAGTCCTGTTATTTGATTCCCGACgtagagcagaggaagagggaagaTCTGGagagaaatgataaaaaaaggCGTATACAATAATGCAAATTGAAAACAGATGACATTTGAATAAGGatgaatgatgaagatgagtcGTGTTCTGAACGCTTACT from Limanda limanda chromosome 5, fLimLim1.1, whole genome shotgun sequence includes:
- the slc35d2 gene encoding nucleotide sugar transporter SLC35D2, translated to MPDTTPPDSGEHSTLLRFSSALFYAISSFLITVVNKTVLTSYRFPSYMFLGVGQMVTTVVVIYAAKKSKTVQFQDFDKSIFIKIFPLPLLYVGNQITGLASTQKLSLPMFTVLRKFTILMTMILEVYILRKTFPRRLVFSVVTIVVGAMIAASSDLAFDVRAYTFILLNDAFTASSSVYTKQKLGVEGLGKYGVLFYNALLLVIPTVLFSALTGDLQMAVTFEGWFNSTFVFCFLLSCIMGFVLMYSIVLCSYYNSALTTSVVGAIKNVAVAYIGIFVGGDYLFSWTNFIGLSICMSGGLAYSFITFSTKSSQVKAEVKQSGTVITLDPKGRGATIF